The Flammeovirga kamogawensis genome includes a region encoding these proteins:
- a CDS encoding MFS transporter — translation MDTTIEKAPLVNEDVKSEQLTEKKSNYRYRILSLLFMATTINYMDRSIMGVLAPTLETLFDWTKTDYANINIAFKLAYAIGMLSMGGIIDKFGTRIGYVTSIAIWSAFGMMHALLRPAFGLFAFMAARFGLGFGEAGNFPAAVKTVAEWFPKKDRAFATGIFNAGSNVGAILAPIAVGLIVQEDGTNWQYSFLVTGIFSAIWILLWLKFYKKPKECKGVNKAELDYIQQDDINEGITEEEEVIKLPWSKVAKMKETWAFAVGKMTDGVWFFFMFWSGMFFKDTFGVSIKELGAALVLVYVFADLGSIAGGYLSRYFIDKGWSLNKARKTSLLICALCIVPVVFATLTENQWIAAILIAIASGGHQAWSANLFTLASDIMPKQATASVVGIGGMVGAVTGMAIDFFLGKYLDSFGDGTYFWMFLIAGCSYLVILGIIQLISPNLTPAKIK, via the coding sequence ATGGATACTACAATTGAAAAAGCGCCTTTAGTAAATGAAGACGTAAAAAGTGAACAACTAACTGAAAAGAAAAGTAATTATAGATATAGAATACTATCGCTGTTGTTTATGGCTACGACTATAAATTACATGGATAGGAGTATAATGGGGGTTTTAGCACCAACATTAGAAACACTTTTTGATTGGACAAAAACAGACTATGCAAATATTAATATCGCTTTTAAATTAGCGTATGCCATTGGTATGTTATCCATGGGGGGTATAATTGATAAGTTTGGGACAAGAATTGGTTATGTAACTTCTATTGCTATTTGGAGTGCATTTGGAATGATGCATGCCTTATTACGCCCTGCTTTTGGGTTATTTGCATTTATGGCTGCTCGTTTTGGTCTTGGTTTTGGAGAAGCAGGTAACTTTCCTGCAGCTGTAAAAACCGTAGCAGAATGGTTTCCTAAAAAAGACCGTGCATTTGCCACTGGTATTTTTAACGCAGGTTCTAATGTAGGGGCTATTCTTGCACCTATTGCAGTTGGTTTAATTGTTCAAGAAGATGGGACAAACTGGCAATATTCTTTTCTTGTAACGGGTATCTTTAGTGCTATCTGGATTCTTTTATGGCTTAAGTTTTATAAAAAACCGAAAGAATGTAAAGGGGTTAATAAAGCAGAGTTAGATTATATTCAACAAGATGATATCAATGAAGGTATTACTGAAGAAGAGGAAGTAATTAAACTTCCTTGGTCTAAAGTAGCTAAAATGAAAGAAACATGGGCATTTGCAGTTGGTAAGATGACGGATGGTGTTTGGTTCTTTTTCATGTTCTGGAGTGGTATGTTCTTTAAAGATACCTTTGGTGTTAGTATTAAAGAATTAGGTGCTGCATTAGTATTAGTTTATGTTTTTGCAGACTTAGGTAGTATTGCAGGTGGTTATCTATCTCGTTATTTTATAGACAAAGGTTGGTCGCTTAATAAAGCAAGAAAAACATCTTTATTAATTTGTGCTTTATGTATTGTTCCTGTGGTTTTTGCTACTCTAACAGAGAACCAATGGATAGCTGCAATATTAATTGCCATTGCTTCTGGAGGGCATCAAGCATGGTCAGCAAATTTATTTACACTTGCTTCTGATATTATGCCAAAACAAGCTACTGCTTCTGTAGTTGGTATTGGCGGTATGGTTGGTGCTGTTACAGGTATGGCTATCGATTTCTTTTTAGGTAAATACCTAGACTCTTTCGGAGATGGCACCTACTTTTGGATGTTCTTAATTGCAGGTTGTTCTTATTTAGTAATTCTTGGAATTATTCAATTGATATCACCAAATTTAACACCAGCAAAAATTAAATAA
- a CDS encoding DUF4958 domain-containing protein yields the protein MKRLFTILIVYGLLLLSGCEPEQQTNVLLPPSNLSYVHVIGAAESGQGFTTPRPAVQTSSTPAFHLVSVKGANGGEYIDGEVTLDSVSGIISLANGHQLIDGDYYASVSVKNNYGDTDFTDVFQFTVLPSIVSGITYTPNEYTIMRGEEELTTEAPTIEGGSSPYTFKSVNNSFFAIDSASGVVSLPQTSALDAGVYNLSVTVTNATNEDVVASNAIKVNYESAPYEITYTNPTPTVPVGHTFIIDAPVTKGTNKFGNTIAYSLVNNYNNLFTINPSTALITFTADPTLVNLNDTFKLDVKAVNAYGEYVKENAVNVTIVEAKDWAPYNLMYDPNYSKVFQGDNFTSVTPIIGGLTDNLIYTLENDFDIFAIDENSGVLSYLPQVDPSAVEPGNYELNIEATNPYGLTLFPDAYSVEIVSSEPEVIFTDGFEDIPADVPEYVESPTECRFGKFVSYSVLGVPSIKSGDQWFQGFDYRSSTPGDNANYPYRPGIFIVNGKQKGEDYLVSDEIDFTYHNNLKLTLIAASKYGTEAANSEIEMYATTNFTGDPTTTTWIQIDIPATKNLSNQSFVTNPIIDFDLNQLAGKKVRLAFKVYTIGDSESSMSRNYWINTIQISGSRFR from the coding sequence ATGAAAAGATTATTTACAATACTAATTGTTTATGGTTTACTCCTCCTTTCGGGGTGTGAACCCGAACAACAAACAAACGTTTTACTACCTCCTAGCAACCTTTCTTATGTACATGTAATTGGTGCAGCAGAAAGTGGTCAAGGTTTTACTACTCCTCGACCTGCAGTACAAACATCTTCAACTCCAGCATTCCATTTAGTGAGTGTAAAAGGAGCCAATGGAGGTGAATATATTGATGGTGAAGTGACTTTAGATTCAGTTTCTGGTATAATAAGTTTAGCAAATGGCCATCAGTTAATTGATGGAGATTATTATGCTTCGGTTAGCGTGAAAAATAATTATGGAGATACAGATTTTACAGATGTATTTCAATTCACAGTTCTTCCTTCAATTGTCTCAGGAATTACGTATACTCCAAATGAGTATACCATAATGAGAGGAGAAGAAGAATTGACAACTGAAGCACCAACTATTGAAGGTGGTTCTTCACCTTATACTTTCAAATCTGTCAATAATTCTTTCTTTGCAATAGATTCGGCAAGTGGTGTTGTTTCTTTACCACAAACGTCAGCATTAGATGCAGGTGTTTATAATTTATCGGTAACGGTTACCAATGCAACTAACGAAGATGTTGTTGCTTCTAACGCAATAAAGGTAAATTACGAGTCAGCTCCTTACGAAATTACATATACAAACCCTACTCCTACTGTTCCGGTTGGACATACATTTATTATTGATGCTCCAGTTACTAAAGGAACAAATAAATTTGGAAATACAATTGCTTACTCTTTAGTAAACAATTATAATAACTTATTTACAATTAATCCTAGTACAGCTCTTATCACATTTACTGCAGACCCTACGTTGGTTAATTTAAATGATACTTTTAAACTAGACGTTAAAGCAGTAAATGCTTACGGTGAGTATGTAAAAGAAAATGCGGTTAATGTTACAATTGTAGAAGCGAAAGATTGGGCTCCATATAATTTAATGTATGATCCTAATTATAGTAAAGTTTTCCAAGGTGACAATTTTACTTCTGTAACTCCAATAATTGGTGGGTTAACAGATAACCTTATCTATACATTAGAAAATGATTTCGACATTTTTGCAATTGACGAAAATTCTGGTGTGCTTTCTTACCTTCCTCAAGTAGATCCATCTGCTGTAGAACCGGGTAATTATGAGTTAAATATTGAAGCTACAAATCCATATGGTTTAACATTATTCCCAGATGCTTATTCTGTAGAAATTGTATCTTCTGAACCTGAAGTTATTTTTACCGATGGATTTGAAGACATCCCTGCCGATGTTCCAGAATATGTAGAAAGTCCTACAGAATGTCGTTTTGGTAAATTCGTATCGTATAGTGTATTAGGTGTTCCTTCTATTAAAAGTGGCGATCAGTGGTTCCAAGGTTTTGACTACAGATCTTCTACACCAGGTGATAACGCCAATTACCCTTACAGACCGGGTATCTTTATTGTTAATGGCAAACAAAAAGGAGAAGATTATCTCGTTTCTGATGAAATTGATTTCACGTATCATAATAATTTGAAATTGACATTAATAGCTGCGTCTAAGTACGGTACTGAAGCTGCCAATTCTGAAATAGAAATGTATGCTACTACTAATTTTACAGGAGATCCAACCACTACTACTTGGATTCAAATTGATATTCCTGCAACAAAAAACCTTAGCAATCAGAGTTTTGTTACTAATCCTATCATAGATTTTGATTTAAATCAATTAGCTGGTAAAAAAGTAAGGTTAGCTTTTAAAGTATATACTATTGGTGATTCTGAATCTAGTATGTCTAGAAACTATTGGATCAATACAATTCAAATTAGTGGCTCTAGATTCCGTTAA
- a CDS encoding DUF6250 domain-containing protein has protein sequence MKMKFYQFAFLLLCISGVASAQQPYTQGKLLFEEDFSSEESFTNNWQVQLFKKGSEKAGYYHVKNGKLEVLSESGCTVWLTKKLKGNVKIEYDVKVDTSGVSQLGKIMISDVNCFWMASAPKGKSLFDSSYNGMFLNYHNMQAYYASLGGRFNTTTRSRRYPRDIDSKHVKHISLGYQDGKEKIKDAQEMHITLISYNGLVQYFVNNKLVYEFKPDTIVQTEIDKVKGVENVTYSLKKYPAYTKGYFGFRLTTSRHFYDNVKIYRLN, from the coding sequence ATGAAAATGAAATTTTATCAATTCGCATTTTTACTGTTGTGTATTAGTGGAGTAGCGAGTGCACAACAACCTTATACACAAGGAAAATTATTGTTCGAAGAAGATTTTTCTTCCGAAGAATCATTTACTAATAATTGGCAAGTACAGTTATTTAAAAAAGGTAGTGAAAAAGCAGGATATTATCATGTTAAAAATGGGAAGTTAGAGGTCCTTTCTGAATCGGGGTGTACTGTTTGGCTTACTAAAAAATTAAAAGGGAATGTAAAGATTGAATATGATGTAAAAGTAGACACTTCTGGAGTAAGTCAGCTAGGTAAAATAATGATCTCTGATGTCAATTGTTTTTGGATGGCATCAGCTCCAAAGGGTAAATCATTATTTGATTCTTCTTATAACGGTATGTTTTTAAATTACCATAATATGCAGGCTTACTATGCTAGTTTAGGAGGTAGATTTAATACAACTACTCGCTCTAGAAGATACCCGAGAGATATAGATAGTAAACATGTAAAGCATATATCTTTGGGTTATCAAGATGGCAAAGAAAAGATAAAAGATGCTCAAGAAATGCATATTACACTCATTTCTTATAACGGATTAGTACAATATTTTGTCAATAATAAATTGGTATACGAATTCAAACCTGATACAATAGTTCAAACAGAAATAGATAAAGTAAAAGGTGTTGAAAATGTCACTTATTCACTTAAAAAATACCCTGCCTACACAAAAGGTTATTTTGGGTTTAGATTAACTACTTCAAGACATTTTTATGATAACGTAAAGATTTACAGATTGAATTAA
- a CDS encoding DUF4861 family protein, whose product MSRIFEKGLLLLCSVFIVSACSNSSKITLKNKANIERLGVSIILSFQELESKCLALNNSSLLIVQDDDKNRIPIQYDDLDNDGKWDEIAFQQDFKPNEELVLTFINTDEKYTDNKEKAIKEDVVKCSNANIEIFIHHNFSEQLIKKEAVFRKVYLKGMSPFKAKRIEVTSGKLALQKNGEIFRMDSIENIEVISTGKYRTIVQVDYLPIIIDGATYALSEVIQLWEGKSYYDSEVKVKGVNLKDVYVVTVMGNISSDELKLQKPNSTSTFLYTYNEKYKIEYGLGVFFNDESFKGYGEFSSTANSYSNTYFAKFQPNLGDTLSLRYYIGLEKKFPFKSNKADSNFHKQRLLPSKSTIMVL is encoded by the coding sequence ATGTCTAGAATTTTTGAAAAGGGTTTATTACTATTATGTAGTGTATTTATAGTGTCAGCATGTTCTAATTCTTCTAAGATTACTTTAAAAAATAAAGCAAATATTGAACGTTTAGGGGTATCAATTATTTTATCTTTTCAAGAACTTGAATCTAAATGCTTGGCTTTAAATAATTCGAGTTTATTAATTGTACAGGATGACGATAAAAACAGAATTCCGATTCAATACGATGACCTTGATAACGATGGAAAGTGGGACGAAATAGCCTTTCAACAAGATTTTAAGCCCAATGAAGAACTTGTTTTGACCTTTATAAATACCGATGAAAAGTATACTGACAATAAGGAGAAAGCTATAAAAGAAGATGTTGTAAAGTGCTCAAATGCCAATATAGAGATTTTTATACATCATAATTTTAGTGAGCAATTGATCAAAAAAGAAGCCGTTTTCAGAAAAGTATATTTAAAAGGAATGAGCCCGTTTAAAGCTAAAAGAATAGAAGTAACAAGTGGTAAATTAGCGCTACAAAAAAATGGTGAAATTTTTAGAATGGATTCCATAGAAAACATAGAAGTGATATCAACTGGAAAATATAGAACAATAGTACAAGTAGATTATTTACCTATTATAATTGATGGTGCTACTTATGCTTTATCTGAAGTTATCCAACTTTGGGAAGGGAAGTCTTATTATGATAGTGAAGTGAAAGTAAAAGGAGTAAATTTAAAAGATGTATACGTTGTTACGGTAATGGGTAATATTTCGTCTGATGAATTGAAGCTTCAAAAGCCAAATAGTACATCTACTTTTTTATATACTTACAACGAGAAGTATAAAATTGAATATGGATTAGGCGTGTTTTTCAACGATGAAAGTTTTAAAGGCTATGGAGAGTTTTCTTCTACCGCGAATAGCTATAGTAATACATATTTTGCAAAGTTTCAGCCTAACCTAGGTGATACGCTATCTTTAAGATATTATATAGGTTTAGAAAAGAAGTTCCCATTTAAATCTAATAAAGCAGATAGTAATTTTCATAAACAGCGTTTACTACCGTCCAAATCAACTATTATGGTATTGTAA
- a CDS encoding gluconate 5-dehydrogenase — protein MILDNFNLQGKRALVTGGTHGLGMAIATGLAEAGAELIINDVFEPKLKEAIETYKSKGFKAHGYVFDVTDAVNVKAKVAQIEEEVGPIDILVNNAGIIKRTPVLEMEVEDFRQVIDIDLVGPFIMAKYVGEHMVKRGEGKIINMCSMMSELGRNSVSAYAAAKGGLKMLTRNLATEWAKYNIQVNGIGPGYFATTQTAEIRVDGHPFNDFILNRTPAARWGDPEDLQGAAVFLSSKAANFVNGHVVYVDGGILATIGKPHNEE, from the coding sequence ATGATTTTAGATAATTTCAATTTGCAGGGTAAACGTGCCTTAGTAACTGGTGGTACACATGGTTTAGGTATGGCAATTGCCACTGGTTTAGCAGAAGCTGGAGCAGAACTTATTATTAATGATGTATTTGAGCCAAAGTTAAAAGAGGCAATAGAAACTTATAAATCAAAAGGTTTTAAAGCACACGGTTATGTTTTTGATGTAACAGATGCTGTAAATGTTAAAGCTAAAGTTGCTCAAATTGAAGAAGAAGTTGGTCCTATTGATATTCTTGTAAACAATGCAGGTATCATTAAGAGAACTCCTGTTTTAGAAATGGAAGTAGAAGATTTCCGTCAGGTAATTGATATCGATTTAGTAGGTCCTTTTATCATGGCTAAATATGTTGGAGAGCACATGGTAAAAAGAGGTGAAGGTAAGATCATCAATATGTGCTCTATGATGTCTGAACTTGGTAGAAATAGCGTTTCTGCGTATGCTGCAGCAAAAGGTGGTTTAAAAATGCTTACTAGAAACCTTGCTACAGAATGGGCAAAATACAATATTCAAGTGAATGGTATCGGACCAGGTTATTTTGCAACAACACAAACTGCAGAGATTCGTGTAGATGGCCATCCATTTAACGATTTTATTCTAAATAGAACTCCTGCTGCACGTTGGGGCGACCCAGAGGATTTACAAGGTGCTGCAGTATTCTTATCATCTAAGGCTGCAAATTTTGTGAACGGTCATGTGGTATATGTAGATGGTGGTATTCTTGCTACTATTGGCAAACCTCATAACGAAGAGTAA
- a CDS encoding sulfatase family protein translates to MMMNKLTTILSVLTLLIFWSCQKNTTTTSKEKKPNIIFVYLDDLGYGDLSSYGGDISTPNIDNMANGGVRFTNAYASSATCTPSRYAAFTGIYPWREKDAKILPGTAPMLIGKQQMTVPKMLREQGYETAIIGKWHMGLGNGQNNWNEHISPNPNDVGFDYSFIMAATQDRVPTVFIENGNVVGLDKNDPIEINYNKNFPGQTSGKENPELTTMKWHHGHNSSIINGIPRIGYMKGGKAAIWDDQEMTNTFLGGVKEYIHEHKSNDKPFFLAYTMQQPHVPRTPHPDFIGKSGKGPRGDVIMEADWAIGELMKTLEKEGIAENTLIIFSSDNGPVLNDGYYDDAVEKLGNHKPSGNLKGGKYSLFDAGTHVPFITYWKGTIQPKVSDALVCQLDILSSLAGLTGSNITTKDSEDMLNAFLGKTTVGRSKLILEANTKTLLREGDWVMIPPYQGPKVETQVNIELGNADEFQLYNIKEDPSQNNNLAQTNKKKLQEMINSFEKVRGNDYQKVEQLELK, encoded by the coding sequence ATGATGATGAATAAATTAACAACAATTCTTTCGGTACTAACACTACTTATATTCTGGAGTTGTCAGAAAAACACAACCACTACTAGTAAAGAGAAAAAGCCAAATATCATCTTTGTATACCTTGATGATTTAGGATATGGAGATCTTTCTAGTTACGGCGGTGATATCTCTACACCTAACATAGATAATATGGCGAATGGTGGTGTTAGATTTACCAATGCCTATGCATCTTCTGCAACATGTACACCAAGTAGATATGCTGCTTTTACGGGTATTTATCCTTGGAGAGAAAAAGATGCTAAAATTTTACCTGGTACTGCTCCAATGCTTATTGGAAAACAACAAATGACAGTACCTAAAATGCTCCGTGAGCAAGGCTATGAAACGGCTATTATTGGCAAATGGCATATGGGCTTAGGCAATGGGCAAAACAATTGGAATGAGCACATTTCACCAAATCCAAATGATGTTGGTTTCGATTATTCTTTCATTATGGCTGCTACACAAGACCGTGTACCAACTGTATTTATTGAAAACGGCAATGTAGTTGGGTTAGATAAAAATGATCCGATTGAAATCAATTATAACAAGAATTTCCCTGGCCAAACTTCGGGTAAAGAAAACCCTGAATTAACAACTATGAAGTGGCACCATGGACACAATTCTAGTATCATTAATGGTATTCCTAGAATTGGATATATGAAAGGTGGAAAAGCAGCCATTTGGGACGATCAAGAAATGACAAATACATTCCTTGGTGGTGTAAAAGAATATATTCATGAGCATAAATCTAATGATAAACCTTTCTTTTTAGCATACACCATGCAACAACCTCATGTACCTCGTACTCCACATCCAGACTTTATTGGAAAATCTGGTAAAGGCCCCAGAGGAGATGTAATTATGGAAGCTGATTGGGCTATCGGTGAGCTAATGAAAACACTAGAAAAAGAAGGTATTGCAGAGAATACACTCATTATTTTCTCATCAGATAATGGTCCAGTTTTAAACGATGGTTATTATGACGATGCTGTTGAAAAACTGGGGAATCATAAACCTAGTGGCAATTTAAAAGGTGGTAAATATAGTCTTTTTGATGCCGGTACACATGTTCCATTCATCACGTATTGGAAAGGAACTATTCAGCCAAAGGTATCAGATGCTTTAGTTTGTCAATTAGATATTTTAAGTTCATTGGCCGGCTTAACTGGAAGTAATATTACTACAAAAGATTCTGAAGATATGCTAAATGCATTCTTAGGAAAAACAACTGTAGGTAGGTCTAAATTAATATTAGAAGCAAATACAAAAACGTTACTTCGTGAAGGTGATTGGGTAATGATACCTCCATATCAGGGGCCAAAAGTAGAGACACAAGTAAACATTGAGTTAGGTAATGCAGATGAATTCCAATTGTATAATATCAAGGAAGACCCATCGCAAAACAATAACCTTGCTCAAACAAATAAAAAGAAACTACAAGAAATGATCAACTCTTTTGAGAAAGTTCGAGGCAATGATTATCAAAAAGTTGAACAACTAGAATTGAAATAA